CGTTTTAACGATGCGCCTGACGCGGGCAAAATCTGCGCCGCCTGCACCTGCCTGAACTGGCTCAGTTATATTATTGATCATGCGAATTCAGCAAGGCTGCGCAGATCAACGAACTGATAATCAAGCTGCCAGGCGTTTACGGCCTTTGGCGCGACGTGCGTTCAGAACAGCGCGGCCACCGCGGGTTGCCATGCGTGCGCGGAAACCGTGAGTGCGCTTGCGGCGAACGACGGAAGGTTGGTAAGTACGTTTCATGTTGGTCTCGCTAATTGAGCAATAAAAAAAATCGGAATTACGGATAAAGGCTG
This is a stretch of genomic DNA from Undibacterium sp. KW1. It encodes these proteins:
- the rpmH gene encoding 50S ribosomal protein L34 produces the protein MKRTYQPSVVRRKRTHGFRARMATRGGRAVLNARRAKGRKRLAA